A stretch of the Aegilops tauschii subsp. strangulata cultivar AL8/78 chromosome 4, Aet v6.0, whole genome shotgun sequence genome encodes the following:
- the LOC141021770 gene encoding uncharacterized protein, translating into MVGRIAALRRFISRLDENVIPLYQMLKKTDNWTDAADKALEALKKQLAEPPILVAPIDKEPMVLYVTANNKAISVAVVVERKEAGKDYPVQRPVYYVSKVLIESKQKYPHW; encoded by the coding sequence ATGGTGGGTCGCATTGCTGCTTTGAGACGGTTCATAAGCCGCCTCGATGAGAATGTGattcctttgtatcagatgctaaAAAAGACCGACAACTGGACTGATGCTGCGGATAAAGCTCTTGAAGCTCTCAAGAAGCAGTTGGCCGAGCCGCCCATCTTGGTTGCCCCTATAGACAAAGAGCCTATGGTCTTGTACGTTACTGCCAATAACAAAGCAATAAGTGTTGCAGTTgtcgtggagcgcaaggaagCTGGGAAGGACTATCCTGTTCAAAGGCCAGTCTACTATGTCAGCAAAGTTTTAATAGAATCCAAGCAGAAATATCCACATTGGTAG